The Alkalinema sp. FACHB-956 genome contains a region encoding:
- a CDS encoding neuraminidase-like domain-containing protein: protein FRSWTPWEQIKLDIEDNPAIPVVWNDRLFLFWLRIVKQPLLDPNKMAIKSDPTGSDNKEQPIANVSLRKVKETAKEEATANTKVTVQAILCWSEYYNGKWQATKTSDINKPVDLGEFNVAGNNAFDRSTVQIEALEWSRGLRIIIKRDLTEVSYFVFYNTHSLPVRQEVGRSMPPEIQRPYPHYYRILNAENNSLNISYCKLDTPLSGSSFMRNFLQLPVGLNYRFTAPNHNLPKPWVAPFFFEDNQHVFYVTTQDSPVTISEFKGYRLKGAEYLQTASAQISPTVVQTELQPFDRMASLLAYTESINTDPAIIQQFVTEDAYISKGIGATGAVRYGDRNIGIAGIVNQQHIQ from the coding sequence AGTTTCGCTCCTGGACACCCTGGGAACAGATCAAGCTGGATATCGAAGATAATCCAGCCATTCCCGTGGTTTGGAACGATCGCCTGTTCTTGTTCTGGCTACGTATTGTTAAGCAGCCTCTACTCGATCCAAACAAGATGGCTATAAAGTCTGACCCTACGGGTTCAGATAACAAAGAGCAACCAATCGCTAATGTGAGCCTCAGGAAAGTCAAAGAAACAGCAAAGGAGGAAGCAACTGCGAACACTAAAGTTACTGTCCAAGCAATACTTTGCTGGAGTGAATACTATAACGGCAAATGGCAAGCGACAAAGACTTCAGACATCAATAAACCAGTCGATTTAGGAGAGTTTAATGTTGCTGGGAACAATGCTTTCGATCGCTCAACTGTGCAGATTGAAGCCCTTGAATGGTCTAGAGGATTGAGAATTATAATCAAACGTGATTTAACAGAAGTTTCTTACTTTGTTTTCTACAATACGCATTCCTTGCCAGTACGTCAAGAAGTGGGGCGTTCTATGCCACCTGAGATTCAACGCCCTTATCCACACTATTATCGGATATTAAACGCTGAAAACAACAGCCTGAATATTTCCTATTGCAAGCTAGATACCCCTTTGTCAGGTTCTTCGTTTATGCGGAACTTTCTCCAACTTCCTGTGGGCTTAAATTACCGATTTACTGCTCCTAACCATAACCTGCCAAAACCCTGGGTCGCTCCATTCTTTTTTGAAGATAATCAACATGTGTTCTATGTCACGACCCAAGATAGCCCAGTGACTATTTCTGAATTTAAGGGATACAGGCTTAAAGGTGCGGAATATCTCCAAACAGCATCAGCCCAAATATCCCCCACAGTAGTTCAGACGGAATTGCAGCCGTTCGATCGCATGGCATCCTTGCTGGCATATACAGAATCAATCAATACTGACCCAGCCATCATCCAACAATTTGTGACTGAAGATGCCTATATCAGCAAAGGCATTGGGGCCACGGGTGCGGTGCGCTACGGCGATCGCAACATTGGCATTGCCGGTATTGTGAATCAACAGCACATCCAGTAA
- a CDS encoding toxin — protein MKNRLTEAIHTLDDRGVVHSTFFEPIYEYRQDIAFTYKFENFFHPFIGELIQKLNRESLPGLLAPKYHQDLETKFFDTFYKLLANELVKLEYFPKEIDLRPGGPYANYNWELLFHVPLTIAVHLSKNQRFAEAQRWFHYIFDPTSPDNCWKFLAFRQSGDVMQIDEHLRLLSKEDLTPEEEKLRESLLNGYEASKQKPFQPHAVARTRPLAYQYSVVMKYLDNLIAWGDSLFRQDTIESINEATQLYVLAANLLGPRPQKIPPTGTTQPKTFAQLKNPNLDATGNTLVDLEGKFPFNLGLPKTQRTDPDAAAPLFGIGRTLYFCIPHNEKLLGYWDTVGDRLFKIRHCMNIEGIFRQLALFDPPIDPGMLVKAAAAGLDIGSVVNGLNQPPSPVRAILFIQKALELCGEVRNLGGALLSAIEKGEGERLALLRQSHEIKIQQMQQDVRFLQWAQAQETTVSLLKSRNTALERLKYYQRLLGLPSDSNAPDNLEIDFSKMLILTEKNFAEHYEKLVQQYEKPLSLQNLQNLQHASDSSTDGFATLLSGSKSSGSLYLNTSENTELNSHLPRARDTSLSASVFNVLAAAFAPVPDPDVHIHFWGIGGKIKLKVGTALVAGSKIMGDVSSIIAGWEREQAGMASKRASYERRADEWILQYNLAAHELMQIGRQILTSLIAEQVARHEYETTKKQIEHSQEVDRFLNEKFTNSELYAWMQGEISRLYYEYYRFAFDTARKAEQTMKRELMRPEVDATTYIKFNYWDGGRKGLLSGEALYLDLKRMEMAYHENNKREYELTKHASLLQLNPLALLQLRTTGRCTVSLPEELFDMDGPGHYFRRIKTLAVSIPCVTGPYTSINCTLTLLKNSIRIKPEISDGTYARINSEDTRFQDFFGSLQSIVTSAGQNDSGLFETNLRDERYLPFEGAGVISEWQLTLPANPSKEEPCQFDYNTISDVILHLRYTAREAGGSLKNGAIANLKTHIESAQTVGSVRLLSVRHEFPTAWATFKKVKLEGIVKTASLTLTLQPEHYPFWIQNRLDKVQIRQLAFFAQTAKNSVEITTNADGTGGKDTLVKDPSLGNLKTGRLTNIPQPASIGQFELHFNDNSIDDLWLALTWGT, from the coding sequence ATGAAAAACCGCCTGACAGAAGCAATCCATACTCTTGATGATAGAGGAGTTGTTCATTCAACATTCTTTGAGCCTATCTATGAATATCGTCAGGACATAGCATTTACGTATAAGTTTGAGAATTTCTTCCATCCCTTCATTGGCGAATTAATTCAGAAGCTCAACAGAGAGTCATTACCCGGTCTATTAGCTCCCAAGTATCACCAGGATCTGGAAACAAAATTTTTCGACACGTTCTATAAGCTGTTAGCCAACGAGTTAGTCAAGCTGGAGTACTTTCCCAAAGAGATTGATCTGCGACCCGGCGGCCCTTATGCCAACTACAACTGGGAGCTACTGTTTCATGTACCTTTGACGATTGCCGTGCATCTCAGCAAAAATCAGCGCTTTGCCGAAGCCCAACGCTGGTTCCATTACATCTTTGACCCCACCAGCCCCGACAACTGCTGGAAATTCCTGGCTTTTCGACAATCAGGCGATGTCATGCAAATTGACGAACACCTGCGATTGCTGAGCAAAGAAGACCTAACACCTGAAGAAGAAAAACTGCGCGAATCGCTTCTTAACGGTTACGAAGCCAGCAAACAAAAACCCTTTCAACCCCATGCGGTGGCCCGCACACGACCGCTTGCCTATCAATACAGCGTTGTCATGAAGTATCTCGATAACCTGATTGCCTGGGGCGATAGCCTGTTTCGTCAGGACACCATCGAATCGATTAACGAAGCCACTCAACTCTACGTCCTAGCGGCCAACCTTCTAGGCCCCAGACCCCAGAAAATTCCACCCACCGGCACCACACAACCCAAGACCTTTGCTCAACTCAAAAACCCAAACTTAGATGCCACGGGTAATACTCTGGTCGATCTAGAGGGCAAATTCCCGTTCAACCTTGGGTTACCCAAAACCCAGAGGACTGATCCCGATGCAGCGGCTCCACTCTTTGGCATCGGACGGACACTCTATTTCTGTATTCCCCACAACGAGAAACTGCTGGGCTATTGGGATACTGTGGGCGATCGCTTGTTCAAAATTCGCCACTGCATGAATATTGAAGGAATTTTCCGCCAACTTGCCCTATTCGATCCGCCCATTGACCCCGGTATGTTGGTCAAAGCTGCCGCGGCTGGGCTTGATATTGGGTCTGTTGTAAATGGCCTCAACCAACCTCCCAGCCCGGTTCGAGCCATCTTGTTTATTCAAAAAGCTTTGGAATTGTGTGGCGAGGTTCGGAATTTGGGTGGGGCATTGCTGTCAGCGATCGAAAAAGGGGAAGGAGAACGGTTAGCCCTGCTGCGCCAAAGTCACGAAATCAAAATTCAACAAATGCAGCAAGACGTTCGATTCTTGCAGTGGGCGCAAGCCCAGGAAACAACTGTATCACTTCTAAAAAGTCGCAACACTGCCCTGGAGCGATTGAAATATTATCAGCGGCTACTGGGTCTTCCATCCGATTCAAATGCTCCCGACAACCTGGAAATTGATTTTTCAAAAATGTTGATATTAACAGAGAAAAATTTTGCTGAACATTACGAAAAATTAGTTCAGCAATATGAAAAACCCTTAAGTTTGCAAAACCTCCAAAATCTACAACATGCATCTGATTCATCAACTGATGGATTTGCAACTTTATTGAGTGGTTCAAAAAGTTCAGGAAGTTTATATCTAAATACCTCTGAAAACACAGAACTTAATAGCCATCTGCCGAGAGCACGCGATACATCTTTATCAGCTTCTGTTTTTAATGTTCTTGCAGCAGCGTTTGCACCCGTTCCCGATCCTGATGTTCATATACATTTTTGGGGAATTGGAGGAAAAATAAAGCTAAAAGTAGGAACAGCTCTCGTTGCTGGTTCAAAAATCATGGGAGATGTTTCCAGCATTATTGCAGGATGGGAGCGTGAGCAAGCGGGTATGGCATCTAAACGGGCTTCTTATGAGCGTCGCGCCGATGAATGGATTTTGCAATATAATCTTGCTGCCCACGAACTGATGCAGATTGGGCGACAAATTCTGACCTCACTGATTGCCGAACAAGTAGCACGGCATGAGTATGAAACCACTAAAAAGCAAATAGAACATTCCCAGGAAGTCGATCGCTTCCTAAACGAAAAATTCACCAACTCAGAACTTTATGCCTGGATGCAGGGCGAAATCTCGCGTCTCTATTACGAATACTATCGCTTTGCCTTCGACACCGCCCGCAAAGCTGAACAAACGATGAAACGCGAACTCATGCGCCCCGAAGTCGATGCCACCACCTACATCAAATTCAACTACTGGGATGGCGGACGCAAAGGCTTACTCTCCGGTGAAGCCCTCTATCTTGACCTGAAGCGCATGGAGATGGCCTACCACGAAAATAACAAGCGAGAGTATGAACTGACCAAACACGCCAGCCTTCTGCAACTTAACCCACTGGCATTGCTCCAACTCCGCACCACGGGTCGCTGCACCGTTTCTCTGCCCGAAGAACTCTTCGATATGGATGGCCCCGGCCACTACTTCCGCCGCATCAAAACCCTCGCCGTTAGCATCCCCTGTGTGACCGGCCCCTACACCAGCATTAACTGCACCCTCACCCTCCTCAAAAATAGTATTCGTATCAAGCCGGAGATATCCGATGGCACTTACGCCCGGATTAATTCCGAAGATACCCGCTTTCAAGATTTCTTCGGAAGCCTCCAAAGCATTGTCACCAGCGCTGGTCAAAACGATAGCGGCTTATTTGAAACCAATCTCCGTGACGAACGCTACTTACCCTTCGAGGGCGCTGGTGTGATTAGCGAATGGCAGTTGACCTTACCCGCCAATCCCAGCAAGGAGGAACCTTGCCAGTTTGACTACAACACGATTTCGGATGTGATTCTGCATCTTCGTTACACTGCGCGTGAGGCAGGCGGATCATTGAAGAATGGGGCGATCGCTAACCTTAAAACTCACATCGAATCTGCTCAAACGGTTGGCTCCGTGCGTTTGCTTTCTGTACGCCATGAGTTTCCCACCGCTTGGGCAACATTCAAAAAGGTTAAACTTGAAGGAATAGTAAAAACAGCCTCATTAACGCTCACTCTACAGCCAGAACATTATCCCTTCTGGATTCAGAACCGGCTCGATAAAGTTCAGATCCGACAATTAGCCTTCTTTGCCCAAACTGCTAAAAATTCGGTAGAGATAACCACGAATGCCGATGGGACTGGAGGTAAAGACACTCTAGTTAAAGATCCTTCTCTGGGTAATTTAAAGACCGGCAGATTAACGAATATTCCGCAACCAGCATCCATCGGTCAATTTGAATTACATTTCAACGATAACTCGATCGATGATCTATGGCTGGCTTTAACCTGGGGTACATAG
- a CDS encoding glycosyl hydrolase family 28-related protein, translating to MPIPNLFDIKSYGAIGDGITNDTEAMVKAIAAIPITGGRLFFPSGTYLIERTLTIQKRLLIPEYVHLVFDQGARLEPSGIAVFLQGAVTCHPSQHVFGGTGFNEPVTKSSEAHPDVTVSGSAFGNYKFVVQIESGGALGTATFKYAVDRGISDNSFSPPQSTADNVPLPQVGLTLHFQPGNYPAQAQYSWTSLAPITLAPKAFEQISVRNFGAVPDYKSPADRGTENWKFFQAALGALASIPEGTGNRGARLLIDGHYYLEDTLVLAKTVIFEGTGTNFGPPFGATRSSPGAMLIFPGNKTGIHIQGTSGSSHSAERTILRNLAVYCAYNRGEAAFIGSQAIPPNHHQGHGIHANVPCTIQNVIVQNFAEHGIFISAYAVGSHPDPNYVGGAAGTYISNTLCELNGGHGFYVAGIDANVSLIEMCAATENWGYGFRDEGGTGNTYVACYGQGNLGESSNPGEPVKPGEPNGYSLDRHNHDFYAARNGINSSLFLGCYSEASIDHIYAPACVIGGALAQNTFMPDSNVFALNGGIAAISPLITEYKNDPNSPRIEIGGPPIAAGGPQPIPHALSLIARKAGLPPDFLWLVYLAIGRGEVHDWWEFRSNDIYHPLMRFPTSQSNARHPAPWMTNGLFIGRDDIPNNPIHMTAAPLSTALVPPATQGDGGSSPQIYERGDIIWNNEPVPGGAIGQVCIESGTQSERIRGETRGSITQDSCELIVNAASHLSVGQYITIPGIGSIDLNNRRPDTRKILAIKGLKVQVTLDTEVDKTVAEVSIYFGKTFTSLQSTQGAIRRGSTELVVESIAGLMVGEYIAIAGLSGLRQIKDIQDQTVILDLPATIDAQKAEVISGMAFGITLGSIDQGSKHLLVNAPTDVAVGQPLVITGVAGIKTIVDVEHLKLTLDTPTNTAVNNVQVAFGCTVGTMTENTTEMLVNSTARLYVDQAIVIAGVALPRTITNIEGQKVTFTPAIAEHERFSNTPIALSKMVGFIRQNTTELLLRGHQTPAVGQYIRIAGIAPIQKIIQVRTLALTDKNEKQFQVTLHKPVEVSVNDADVLMDVAFGMTLGSIQSGSTELIVNASAGLEIGQALEIAGVSGIMKILDIQPFEVMIDQPAVQTVSNALLSFSPATFSTFGRIDSSTIDEIDSPSKAYGENKVLNLSDRYVTVTAPGKTMTLPATPVDGQTHAIKSQPGITADVDTADRRTIDGQLTIPLAGGESATFRYSAAIGEWERRC from the coding sequence ATGCCCATACCAAACCTATTTGATATCAAATCCTATGGTGCGATCGGGGATGGCATTACGAATGACACCGAGGCGATGGTTAAGGCGATCGCAGCGATTCCTATCACTGGCGGCAGACTCTTTTTCCCATCTGGTACCTACTTAATCGAACGGACACTGACCATTCAAAAGAGGCTCTTGATTCCTGAGTACGTACATCTTGTTTTCGATCAAGGTGCTCGGTTGGAGCCATCCGGCATTGCTGTTTTCCTTCAAGGGGCAGTTACCTGTCATCCTTCCCAGCATGTTTTTGGTGGCACTGGTTTCAACGAGCCAGTGACGAAAAGCAGCGAAGCTCATCCGGATGTCACTGTGAGTGGGAGTGCTTTCGGCAATTACAAATTTGTCGTGCAAATTGAGTCGGGTGGAGCGTTGGGCACTGCAACGTTCAAATACGCTGTAGATAGAGGTATCAGCGATAACAGCTTCTCACCTCCACAGTCAACAGCGGATAACGTTCCCTTACCCCAGGTTGGATTGACCCTCCACTTCCAGCCAGGAAATTACCCAGCCCAAGCCCAATATTCCTGGACATCCCTTGCCCCAATTACCCTTGCTCCCAAAGCCTTTGAACAGATCAGTGTCAGAAATTTTGGTGCGGTTCCCGACTACAAGTCCCCTGCGGATCGAGGAACTGAGAACTGGAAATTCTTCCAGGCAGCCCTGGGTGCTCTGGCTTCCATCCCTGAAGGAACCGGAAATCGGGGTGCCAGGTTATTGATTGATGGACATTATTACCTGGAAGATACGCTGGTTCTTGCAAAGACCGTCATTTTTGAGGGCACCGGCACTAACTTCGGACCACCCTTTGGGGCGACTCGTTCCAGCCCTGGTGCTATGCTGATCTTCCCTGGTAATAAGACTGGTATCCACATTCAGGGAACAAGCGGTTCTTCCCACTCGGCTGAGAGAACTATTCTCCGCAATCTGGCAGTGTATTGCGCTTATAACCGAGGTGAGGCAGCTTTCATTGGTTCTCAAGCAATTCCACCCAATCACCACCAAGGACACGGCATTCATGCCAACGTTCCCTGTACGATTCAAAATGTGATTGTGCAGAACTTCGCTGAGCATGGCATTTTTATCTCAGCCTATGCCGTAGGGTCACACCCTGATCCGAACTACGTTGGTGGTGCGGCTGGAACATACATTAGCAATACACTTTGCGAACTGAATGGTGGGCATGGTTTCTATGTGGCGGGGATTGATGCCAACGTCAGCTTGATCGAAATGTGTGCTGCTACAGAAAACTGGGGCTACGGCTTCCGTGATGAGGGGGGTACTGGCAATACCTATGTTGCCTGCTATGGCCAGGGGAATCTCGGTGAATCTAGCAATCCAGGTGAGCCAGTTAAACCTGGAGAACCCAATGGATACTCGCTTGATCGCCACAATCATGACTTCTATGCGGCGCGCAATGGAATTAATTCCAGCCTGTTTTTGGGGTGCTATAGTGAAGCCTCGATCGATCATATCTATGCACCTGCCTGCGTGATTGGTGGTGCCCTGGCTCAAAATACGTTTATGCCAGATAGCAATGTGTTTGCCTTGAATGGTGGCATTGCCGCGATCTCCCCGCTGATCACGGAATACAAGAATGACCCGAACAGCCCTCGCATCGAGATTGGCGGCCCGCCGATCGCGGCGGGGGGACCTCAACCTATTCCCCATGCCCTTTCATTAATTGCCCGTAAAGCTGGATTACCGCCTGATTTTCTATGGTTGGTCTACCTGGCCATTGGCAGAGGAGAAGTTCACGATTGGTGGGAGTTTCGCAGCAATGATATCTATCATCCGCTGATGCGGTTTCCCACCAGCCAAAGCAATGCCCGCCATCCAGCTCCCTGGATGACCAATGGCCTCTTTATAGGCAGGGATGACATCCCAAACAATCCTATCCACATGACAGCGGCTCCCCTCTCCACCGCTTTGGTACCACCCGCTACGCAGGGCGACGGCGGTTCATCACCCCAGATCTACGAGCGAGGAGACATCATCTGGAACAATGAACCCGTGCCGGGAGGGGCGATCGGGCAGGTATGCATTGAGAGTGGAACCCAAAGCGAACGTATCCGGGGTGAAACTCGTGGTTCGATTACACAGGACTCCTGTGAACTTATCGTGAATGCCGCCAGTCATTTAAGCGTTGGTCAATACATTACTATTCCAGGCATTGGATCAATAGACCTGAATAATCGCAGACCAGATACCCGCAAGATCCTCGCCATCAAAGGGTTAAAAGTGCAGGTGACACTTGATACTGAAGTCGATAAGACCGTTGCTGAGGTTTCCATTTACTTTGGGAAAACCTTCACATCGCTTCAGTCCACACAGGGAGCGATCAGGAGAGGTTCGACTGAATTAGTGGTCGAAAGTATTGCAGGGTTAATGGTTGGGGAATACATTGCGATCGCAGGACTTTCTGGACTCAGGCAGATTAAGGACATCCAGGATCAAACGGTGATCCTTGACCTGCCTGCTACGATAGATGCTCAAAAAGCTGAGGTTATCTCAGGTATGGCATTTGGGATTACCCTTGGCTCCATTGATCAAGGCTCAAAGCACCTTTTGGTTAATGCTCCCACCGACGTTGCCGTGGGACAACCGCTTGTGATTACTGGGGTTGCTGGCATTAAGACAATCGTTGATGTTGAGCATCTGAAACTCACCCTTGACACACCTACAAACACAGCAGTGAATAACGTCCAGGTTGCATTTGGATGCACTGTTGGAACCATGACAGAAAACACAACAGAGATGCTGGTCAACTCAACTGCCCGACTATATGTGGATCAGGCAATTGTGATTGCTGGAGTTGCTCTACCCAGAACGATAACCAACATTGAAGGACAGAAAGTAACCTTTACCCCAGCAATTGCAGAGCATGAGCGATTCAGTAATACTCCCATTGCTCTAAGCAAAATGGTTGGTTTCATCCGGCAAAATACCACGGAATTGCTGCTTCGAGGTCATCAAACACCTGCGGTAGGACAGTACATTCGGATTGCAGGGATTGCCCCTATTCAGAAAATTATTCAGGTCAGGACACTGGCGTTAACCGATAAGAACGAAAAGCAGTTTCAGGTTACTCTACACAAACCAGTTGAGGTCTCTGTGAATGATGCTGATGTATTAATGGATGTTGCTTTTGGGATGACCCTGGGATCAATTCAGTCGGGTTCTACTGAACTGATTGTCAATGCAAGTGCAGGGTTAGAGATCGGTCAGGCACTAGAGATTGCAGGAGTCTCCGGCATTATGAAAATTCTGGATATCCAGCCGTTTGAAGTGATGATCGACCAGCCAGCAGTGCAAACGGTCTCCAATGCGTTGCTCTCCTTCAGCCCTGCCACCTTCTCGACCTTCGGTAGAATTGATAGCTCGACCATTGATGAGATTGATAGCCCCTCCAAAGCCTATGGGGAAAACAAGGTTCTTAATCTGAGCGATCGCTACGTTACCGTTACTGCTCCCGGCAAGACTATGACGCTTCCGGCTACTCCTGTAGATGGGCAGACCCACGCCATCAAATCCCAGCCAGGCATAACAGCAGATGTTGATACTGCCGATAGGCGGACGATTGATGGACAGTTAACTATTCCTCTGGCTGGGGGTGAGTCTGCGACCTTCCGCTATAGTGCTGCCATAGGAGAGTGGGAGCGGCGATGCTGA